A genomic window from Cucumis melo cultivar AY chromosome 8, USDA_Cmelo_AY_1.0, whole genome shotgun sequence includes:
- the LOC103486185 gene encoding cysteine proteinase inhibitor A-like, with translation MSIMSAFKPIEDINDNLEVQDLGNLTVDDHNKKTGENLKFVRVVNGLAASFSDPISPLGGVLYELVLEAITTSKINWTYKARVSKSKAITPPFHMLYSFQSFKPVLEYEHQH, from the coding sequence ATGTCGATCATGTCCGCTTTTAAACCGATTGAGGATATCAATGATAATTTGGAAGTGCAAGATTTAGGAAACTTGACAGTGGATGACCATAACAAGAAAACAGGTGAAAATCTGAAGTTCGTGCGTGTGGTGAATGGTTTAGCTGCATCATTTTCTGACCCAATATCTCCTCTTGGAGGGGTACTATATGAGCTTGTGTTGGAGGCTATAACCACCAGCAAAATCAATTGGACATATAAGGCCAGGGTGTCGAAATCTAAGGCTATCACCCCACCCTTTCACATGTTGTATAGCTTCCAATCTTTTAAACCTGTTCTCGAGTACGAGCACCAACACTAA